The following proteins are co-located in the Streptomyces sp. DT2A-34 genome:
- a CDS encoding relaxase/mobilization nuclease domain-containing protein, whose protein sequence is MVPDISTGSRTYGLLNYLYGPGRREEHADPHLVAAWMPELAPDPGRDPSATLKQLTDRLDLPVLALPKGQRPARHVWHCPVRTAPGDRHLTDAEWAEVARRIVHATGIAEYGDDKACRWIAVRHADDHIHLVATLKREDGRSPRRHEDGIRAQAECRKIEKEFGLQILNGGDRTAAQRPTSAERSKAERTGRTETPRETLRESVRHALAGAASEEEFFHRLAEAGLRVEQRIAPSGDALGYKVALPGDRNRDGEPIWFSGSKLAPDLSLPKIRQRLHAGRPDGKPVTDHGDERVLPPARARRQAVPAAERAASILHEDDDEDSAAQLVGAGELLDAIAQTAPASTRKELVEAARAFERATRSHVRAERADNRAVRAAARGIIRAGNALGKGEDGGATAMVLSTMVLVTIAAVRWHSARGHAQQAAAAQRAAQHLRSAYRSAATAPMNTMREHGRRLPEPVRERYAGTLETALPDQADVIRHEPGWDALAATLDQAERAGHDPDALLQQAVEWRELETADSVTDVLVWRLRRIANLPATMAPPRARTDTRAAQSRSHPSPLPVPEAPAVTHRVDPHPRGPRR, encoded by the coding sequence GTGGTCCCCGACATCTCCACCGGCAGCCGGACGTACGGGCTCCTCAACTACCTCTACGGCCCCGGCCGCCGTGAAGAACACGCCGATCCGCATCTCGTTGCAGCCTGGATGCCCGAACTCGCCCCCGACCCCGGACGCGACCCGTCCGCCACGCTCAAGCAACTCACCGACCGACTCGACCTTCCCGTCCTCGCCCTTCCGAAGGGCCAGCGACCGGCCCGGCACGTGTGGCACTGCCCCGTCCGCACCGCCCCCGGCGACCGCCACCTCACCGACGCCGAGTGGGCCGAGGTTGCCCGTCGCATCGTCCACGCCACCGGCATCGCCGAATACGGCGACGACAAGGCCTGCCGGTGGATCGCCGTACGCCACGCCGACGACCACATCCATCTCGTCGCCACCCTCAAGCGCGAAGACGGGCGCAGCCCCCGCCGCCACGAAGACGGCATCCGCGCCCAGGCCGAATGCCGCAAGATCGAGAAGGAGTTCGGCCTGCAGATCCTCAACGGCGGCGACCGCACCGCCGCCCAGCGCCCCACCAGCGCCGAACGCTCCAAGGCCGAACGAACCGGACGGACCGAGACACCCCGCGAGACCCTGCGGGAGAGCGTCCGCCACGCCCTGGCCGGAGCAGCCAGCGAGGAAGAGTTCTTCCACCGCCTCGCCGAGGCCGGCCTTCGGGTCGAACAGCGCATCGCCCCGTCCGGCGACGCCCTCGGATACAAGGTCGCCCTCCCCGGCGACCGGAACCGCGACGGCGAACCCATCTGGTTCTCCGGCTCCAAACTCGCCCCGGACCTCTCCCTCCCCAAAATCCGCCAGCGCCTTCATGCCGGACGCCCCGACGGCAAACCCGTCACCGACCATGGTGATGAACGAGTACTTCCCCCGGCCCGCGCCCGGCGCCAGGCAGTCCCGGCCGCCGAACGAGCGGCATCGATCCTCCACGAGGACGACGACGAAGACTCTGCCGCCCAACTCGTCGGCGCTGGCGAACTCCTCGACGCCATCGCCCAGACTGCCCCGGCCTCCACCCGTAAGGAACTCGTCGAGGCCGCCCGCGCCTTCGAACGCGCCACCCGTTCCCACGTCCGCGCCGAGCGCGCCGACAACCGCGCTGTTCGCGCCGCCGCTCGCGGCATCATCCGCGCTGGCAACGCCCTCGGCAAAGGCGAAGACGGCGGCGCCACCGCGATGGTCCTGTCCACGATGGTCCTCGTCACCATCGCCGCCGTGCGCTGGCACTCCGCCCGCGGCCACGCCCAGCAGGCAGCCGCCGCCCAGCGAGCCGCACAACACCTGCGCAGCGCCTACCGATCAGCCGCCACTGCCCCGATGAACACTATGCGCGAACACGGCCGACGCCTCCCCGAACCCGTACGAGAGCGGTACGCCGGCACTCTCGAAACCGCCCTGCCCGACCAGGCTGACGTGATACGCCACGAACCCGGCTGGGACGCCCTCGCCGCCACCCTGGACCAGGCCGAGCGCGCAGGACACGACCCCGATGCTCTGCTCCAGCAGGCTGTCGAATGGCGCGAACTGGAAACCGCCGACAGCGTCACCGACGTCCTCGTCTGGCGACTACGACGCATCGCCAACTTGCCCGCCACCATGGCACCACCGCGCGCACGCACGGACACTCGGGCGGCGCAATCGCGCTCTCATCCATCTCCGCTACCGGTACCCGAGGCGCCGGCCGTGACCCACCGTGTGGACCCTCATCCCCGAGGACCAAGGCGCTGA
- the mobC gene encoding plasmid mobilization relaxosome protein MobC, producing the protein MKRAAEAVGLKTAGFLADAAVAVAQAQGGPQPWLLDQRGRVEELMAASAQLARVGGNLNQVARILNSGGQVEYVDAAIARVLRVADRVEAAAIEIARR; encoded by the coding sequence GTGAAGCGTGCGGCGGAAGCCGTCGGTCTGAAGACCGCCGGGTTTCTTGCCGACGCGGCGGTCGCGGTCGCCCAGGCTCAAGGAGGTCCCCAGCCTTGGCTGTTGGACCAGCGTGGCCGGGTCGAAGAACTGATGGCCGCCAGCGCACAGCTCGCCCGTGTCGGCGGCAACCTCAATCAGGTGGCCCGCATCCTGAACTCCGGCGGTCAGGTGGAGTACGTGGACGCCGCGATCGCCCGTGTCCTGCGGGTTGCGGACCGGGTCGAGGCCGCCGCGATCGAGATTGCGCGGCGCTGA
- a CDS encoding DUF2637 domain-containing protein — MSHSAPTPAHITGWDRAAIVALGGAGCALSYDALQQMATAIHVRGPLTFLFPLVIDGFIAYGVRALLVLRTASFAARLYVWTLFGTATAASIWANALHAVRLNQQHPGGGGLRLGDVTVGALSTLAPLALAGAVHLYILIARRVTEAGHHGHSDTFTVRTDRIAADRPETPLATDGHRPVPATSGHSATLTRPESGRPAVTPGPSVPRTADREEPSGHPASAPETELAHSGDAADLGGQPVSRPAPVTRLRLAAPSVTEPETRPDNASETSDNGRPDTAPSADTLLPIARQAVADAGKVTRAVVADAIRGQGKTLASDRLTTLMQQLRAETGQKSATKTG; from the coding sequence GTGAGCCACAGCGCGCCGACACCGGCTCACATCACCGGCTGGGACCGAGCCGCGATCGTCGCCCTCGGCGGCGCAGGGTGCGCGCTCTCGTACGACGCCCTGCAGCAGATGGCCACCGCCATCCACGTCCGCGGACCCCTCACGTTCCTCTTCCCCCTGGTGATTGACGGCTTCATCGCCTACGGGGTACGCGCCCTCCTGGTCCTGCGCACCGCCTCGTTCGCGGCCCGCCTGTACGTGTGGACACTCTTCGGCACCGCGACGGCCGCCAGCATCTGGGCCAATGCCCTGCACGCCGTACGCCTCAACCAGCAGCACCCCGGAGGTGGCGGACTGCGGCTCGGCGACGTCACCGTCGGCGCCCTGTCCACCCTCGCCCCGCTCGCCCTGGCCGGAGCCGTCCACCTGTACATCCTCATCGCCCGCCGGGTCACCGAGGCCGGTCACCACGGACACTCGGACACCTTCACCGTCCGCACTGACCGGATCGCCGCTGACCGGCCGGAGACCCCGCTCGCGACGGACGGACACCGGCCGGTCCCGGCCACCTCCGGACACTCGGCCACGCTCACCCGGCCGGAGAGCGGCCGTCCGGCGGTCACCCCCGGCCCGAGCGTGCCGCGAACGGCTGACCGGGAGGAGCCGTCCGGACACCCGGCGAGCGCTCCGGAGACGGAGCTGGCGCACAGCGGTGACGCCGCTGACCTGGGCGGACAGCCGGTCAGTAGACCTGCCCCGGTCACCCGCCTGCGGCTGGCCGCCCCGTCGGTCACCGAGCCGGAGACCCGTCCGGACAACGCCTCGGAGACCTCGGACAACGGCCGTCCGGACACCGCCCCGTCGGCGGACACCCTCCTGCCGATCGCCCGCCAGGCGGTCGCCGACGCGGGCAAGGTCACCCGCGCGGTCGTCGCCGACGCCATCCGCGGGCAGGGCAAAACGCTGGCCAGTGACCGGCTGACCACCCTGATGCAGCAACTGCGCGCCGAGACCGGCCAAAAGTCGGCCACCAAGACCGGCTGA
- a CDS encoding WhiB family transcriptional regulator, whose translation MHSTENQTPRTLGNLTWHDSAACRSTTHHQVDPEIFFPEPDEMDRIRAAKALCAQCPVRATCLDAALENGDRDGIRGGMTEEERAPLHRKLHRRFDYARVNEVLAGRDIHLTQAERDAVVIAAYHANVPAERLAWLLKITEEHAEKLYRNIRREIRNRAVDQKKKANKGKKKPKSPTKELKTPAAETPERDDLGTAA comes from the coding sequence ATGCACAGCACCGAGAACCAGACCCCGCGCACCCTCGGCAACCTCACCTGGCACGACAGCGCCGCCTGCCGCTCGACAACCCACCACCAGGTCGATCCGGAGATCTTCTTCCCCGAGCCGGACGAGATGGACCGCATCCGCGCCGCCAAGGCCCTGTGCGCGCAGTGCCCCGTCCGCGCAACCTGCCTCGACGCGGCCCTCGAAAACGGCGACCGCGACGGCATCCGGGGCGGCATGACCGAAGAGGAACGCGCCCCCCTGCACCGCAAGCTCCATCGCCGCTTCGACTACGCCCGCGTGAACGAGGTGTTGGCCGGCCGCGACATCCACCTCACCCAGGCCGAGCGTGACGCCGTCGTCATAGCCGCCTACCACGCCAACGTGCCGGCCGAGCGGCTCGCCTGGCTGCTCAAGATCACCGAGGAGCACGCCGAGAAGCTCTACCGCAACATCCGCCGGGAGATCCGCAACCGCGCCGTCGACCAGAAGAAGAAGGCGAACAAGGGGAAGAAGAAGCCCAAGAGCCCCACCAAGGAGCTCAAGACACCCGCAGCCGAGACCCCCGAACGCGACGACCTCGGGACGGCCGCGTGA